Proteins encoded together in one Pseudomonas arsenicoxydans window:
- a CDS encoding LrgB family protein encodes MKLELMPMFWLAFTLLAYVFSRWIYRRTGRYLLSPLILVPALLMALAVPLHTAYSEYSSDTHWLMWVLGPVTVAFAVPIWQQRQMLMRHWSALLLGMLAGSAASIGTSFGLAKALALDSSVTLSLVPRSITTPFAMPLAHELGGVPELTAVFVMFTGVFGAMLGGILLKWLPLRSALARGALFGVGAHGAGVSRAHEVGGEEGSVAGLVMVLTGLLNLFCAPLLAAIL; translated from the coding sequence ATGAAGCTTGAGCTGATGCCGATGTTCTGGCTGGCCTTCACGCTGCTGGCTTATGTGTTCAGTCGCTGGATCTATCGACGCACCGGGCGTTATCTGTTATCGCCGCTGATTCTGGTTCCGGCGCTGCTGATGGCGCTCGCGGTACCGCTGCATACCGCCTATTCCGAATATTCGAGCGACACCCATTGGCTGATGTGGGTGCTGGGCCCGGTGACTGTCGCGTTTGCCGTGCCGATCTGGCAACAGCGGCAAATGCTGATGCGGCATTGGTCGGCGTTGCTGCTTGGCATGCTGGCGGGCAGTGCGGCGTCCATCGGCACTTCATTCGGTCTGGCCAAGGCGCTGGCGCTGGACAGTTCCGTGACCCTGTCACTGGTGCCACGCTCAATCACCACGCCGTTTGCCATGCCCCTGGCTCATGAGCTCGGCGGTGTTCCGGAACTGACGGCGGTGTTCGTGATGTTCACCGGCGTATTCGGGGCGATGCTCGGCGGCATACTGCTCAAGTGGCTGCCGCTGCGCAGCGCCTTGGCACGGGGCGCGCTGTTTGGCGTTGGCGCGCACGGTGCCGGTGTCAGCCGGGCCCATGAAGTCGGCGGTGAAGAAGGTTCGGTGGCGGGACTTGTCATGGTGCTGACGGGCCTGCTGAATTTGTTTTGCGCACCATTACTGGCGGCAATCCTTTGA
- a CDS encoding CidA/LrgA family protein translates to MHASTLKKLARLVTELAVLLGIYLLGCAISAWFSWPIPGGVIGMALLLLAFAIGGVKPAMLQMGAGLLMAEMLLFFIPALMSLLDYGGLMRNDGWRILLVIGMSTLMVMLVTAFTVEAVVRLRRPHEA, encoded by the coding sequence ATGCATGCATCAACCCTGAAAAAACTGGCTCGACTGGTGACTGAATTGGCCGTGCTGCTTGGCATTTATCTGCTCGGCTGCGCAATCAGCGCATGGTTTTCCTGGCCGATCCCGGGCGGCGTCATTGGCATGGCATTGTTGCTGCTGGCCTTCGCCATAGGCGGGGTCAAACCGGCGATGTTGCAAATGGGTGCAGGTTTGTTGATGGCCGAGATGCTGTTGTTCTTTATTCCAGCGCTGATGAGCCTTCTCGATTATGGCGGCCTGATGCGCAATGACGGCTGGCGGATTCTGCTGGTGATCGGCATGAGTACGCTGATGGTGATGCTCGTGACGGCGTTTACCGTGGAAGCGGTAGTGCGTTTGAGGAGGCCCCATGAAGCTTGA
- a CDS encoding LysR family transcriptional regulator — MEFKQLRSFVEVMHQGGFTQAAKTLHLSQSAVSKQVAQLEQSLGTPLLERLGSQLRLTAAGSVVLQRAEGMLRLRNELLSELDDLSQLARGELRLGLPLLGSDALFAELFAEYRRRYPNISIQLLEGGSLNIEQAVLSGELELGGSLLPKDPQFAFQPFCDEPLDALLPADHPLATKTVIGLEELADTPFLLYQRSFVLNDRLLQACHQLGFTPKEGGRSGQADFLAALVAAGQGVVLLPSVVARGLVRPGVVRLTLKAPSYLRWDIAFIWREGAYLSKAAQAWLALLRERPVSSAAR; from the coding sequence ATGGAATTCAAACAGCTACGCAGCTTCGTCGAAGTGATGCATCAAGGGGGGTTCACTCAAGCCGCCAAAACCCTGCACCTCAGCCAATCCGCGGTGAGCAAGCAAGTCGCGCAACTGGAACAGAGCCTGGGCACCCCGCTGCTCGAGCGCCTGGGATCGCAGTTGCGCCTGACCGCCGCTGGCAGCGTGGTCCTGCAACGGGCTGAAGGCATGCTTCGGCTGCGCAACGAGTTGCTCAGCGAACTGGATGACTTAAGCCAACTGGCACGTGGGGAACTGCGTCTGGGGCTGCCGCTACTGGGCAGCGATGCGCTGTTTGCCGAGTTGTTTGCCGAGTACCGGCGTCGCTATCCGAACATCAGCATTCAGTTGCTTGAGGGCGGCAGCCTGAACATCGAACAGGCGGTACTGAGCGGTGAGCTGGAGCTCGGCGGCAGTCTTTTGCCCAAGGATCCGCAGTTTGCCTTTCAACCCTTCTGCGATGAACCGCTGGACGCATTGCTACCGGCCGATCATCCGCTAGCGACAAAGACCGTGATCGGATTGGAGGAATTGGCCGACACCCCGTTTCTGCTGTATCAGCGCAGCTTCGTGCTCAACGACCGATTGCTCCAGGCCTGCCATCAACTGGGATTTACCCCCAAGGAAGGCGGGCGCAGCGGTCAGGCGGATTTTTTGGCGGCATTGGTGGCCGCAGGTCAAGGCGTGGTGTTGTTGCCCAGCGTGGTGGCGCGCGGGCTGGTGCGGCCAGGCGTGGTGCGCCTGACCTTGAAGGCCCCGAGCTATTTGCGCTGGGACATCGCCTTTATCTGGCGTGAGGGTGCGTACTTGTCCAAAGCCGCGCAAGCCTGGCTCGCCCTGTTGCGCGAGCGGCCAGTCAGCTCCGCAGCGCGCTGA
- a CDS encoding flavodoxin codes for MKVAIISGSVYGTAEEVARHAAAILNAAGFETWHNPRATIAEVQAFGPQAFLAVTSTTGMGELPDNLQPLYSTIRDQLPAAWRGLPGAVIGLGDASYGDTFCGGGEQMRELFSELGVREVLPMLRLDASESVTPETDAEPWLAEFVSALRS; via the coding sequence ATGAAAGTTGCCATCATTTCCGGCTCGGTGTACGGCACGGCTGAAGAAGTTGCCCGCCACGCCGCGGCTATTTTGAATGCCGCGGGTTTTGAGACCTGGCACAACCCGCGCGCGACGATCGCCGAAGTCCAGGCTTTCGGCCCGCAAGCGTTTTTGGCGGTGACCTCAACCACCGGCATGGGCGAGTTGCCGGACAACCTGCAACCCTTGTATTCAACGATCCGTGACCAGTTGCCTGCCGCCTGGCGCGGTTTGCCCGGCGCAGTCATCGGCCTGGGCGATGCGAGTTATGGCGATACCTTCTGCGGTGGCGGCGAGCAGATGCGTGAATTGTTCAGTGAACTTGGCGTGCGCGAAGTGCTGCCCATGCTGCGTCTGGACGCCAGTGAAAGCGTCACCCCGGAAACCGACGCCGAACCTTGGCTGGCTGAGTTCGTCAGCGCGCTGCGGAGCTGA
- a CDS encoding MerR family transcriptional regulator, with amino-acid sequence MPVLTDVGSASQADLSLQREDLFPIREVARLTGINPVTLRAWERRYGLIQPTRTESGHRLYSMADIEKVRSILDWIDRGVAVSKVGKILAKSEPLQVLSHLIPKDLVQADYIQWQQQVQAAVTAFDEVQLEHVYGQIFSSYPLTVVFQDILLVVWKHLLQRHETFGQASEWLFLDGFLRSRVLQRLLLVRVMQPRQIIVCALADQARELEILITALYLCSVDSAIQLLAIGQPFDELALVCQRIKPKALVLVSNHAPAAELPRRLNRLAMSLDCQLLLAGDASDLAQESLAGSSIGCLGNEGTVMRQRMKQFLAGNLDT; translated from the coding sequence ATGCCTGTACTGACTGACGTTGGCTCTGCCTCACAGGCGGATCTTTCCCTTCAGCGGGAGGATCTCTTTCCTATTCGTGAGGTGGCGCGCCTGACGGGGATAAACCCGGTCACGTTGCGCGCTTGGGAGCGACGGTACGGGTTGATCCAGCCCACGCGCACCGAAAGCGGGCATCGGCTGTACTCGATGGCCGATATCGAGAAAGTTCGCAGCATCCTGGACTGGATCGATCGCGGCGTCGCCGTCAGCAAGGTCGGCAAGATACTGGCCAAGAGCGAGCCTCTTCAGGTCTTGTCGCATCTAATCCCCAAGGATCTTGTTCAGGCCGACTACATCCAGTGGCAGCAGCAAGTCCAGGCGGCGGTCACGGCCTTTGACGAGGTGCAACTGGAGCACGTCTATGGGCAGATTTTTTCCAGCTATCCCCTGACGGTCGTATTCCAGGACATTTTGCTGGTGGTCTGGAAACATTTGCTTCAACGCCATGAAACGTTCGGGCAAGCCAGTGAATGGCTTTTTCTCGACGGTTTTCTGCGCTCCAGGGTGTTGCAACGATTGCTGTTGGTGCGTGTCATGCAACCGCGACAGATCATCGTCTGTGCCTTGGCCGATCAAGCCCGTGAGCTGGAAATACTGATCACGGCCCTGTACCTGTGCAGCGTCGATTCGGCGATTCAGTTGTTGGCTATCGGCCAGCCATTCGACGAGTTGGCCCTGGTTTGCCAGCGGATCAAGCCCAAGGCACTGGTGCTGGTGTCCAATCATGCGCCGGCAGCCGAGTTGCCTCGACGTTTGAATCGGCTGGCTATGAGTCTGGACTGTCAGCTATTGCTGGCTGGCGACGCGTCGGACCTGGCACAGGAAAGCCTGGCCGGATCGTCGATCGGATGTCTGGGTAATGAGGGGACGGTGATGCGCCAGCGCATGAAACAGTTCCTGGCAGGAAACCTGGATACCTGA
- a CDS encoding antibiotic biosynthesis monooxygenase — translation MSTSPVTLMVARRVADGRYQDLMVWLREGEQLATDFPGYLGSGVLAPPPDDNEFQIIFRFANEHTLHAWEHSASRTAWLARGSDLFAHPKEHRVSGIEGWFGAVGQRPPRWKQAVAIWLAFFPVSLLFNFVLGPLLGELSLLPRVLISTLCLTPLMVYFFIPLSTRLLANWLNSTPARPLPAKLPATQNP, via the coding sequence ATGTCTACTTCCCCCGTCACCTTGATGGTTGCACGCCGCGTCGCCGATGGACGTTATCAGGACCTGATGGTCTGGTTGCGCGAAGGCGAACAACTGGCGACTGACTTTCCCGGTTACCTCGGCTCTGGCGTGCTCGCTCCGCCACCCGACGATAACGAATTCCAGATCATTTTCCGCTTTGCCAACGAGCACACCCTGCACGCCTGGGAGCATTCTGCTTCGCGCACGGCATGGCTGGCACGTGGCAGCGATTTGTTTGCGCACCCTAAAGAGCATCGCGTCAGCGGCATCGAAGGCTGGTTCGGCGCAGTCGGCCAACGCCCGCCTCGCTGGAAACAGGCGGTGGCGATCTGGCTGGCGTTTTTCCCGGTGTCATTGCTGTTCAACTTTGTGCTGGGGCCATTGCTTGGCGAACTGAGCCTGCTGCCTCGGGTGCTCATCAGCACCTTGTGCCTTACGCCACTGATGGTCTACTTCTTTATTCCACTGTCGACCCGACTGCTGGCCAACTGGCTGAACAGCACACCGGCACGTCCACTGCCGGCCAAGTTGCCCGCCACTCAAAACCCCTGA
- the folM gene encoding dihydromonapterin reductase — protein sequence MTSSAAPILITGAGQRIGLHCAQRLLEDGHPVIFSYRSERPGVQALRDLGAIAVFADFSSTAGILAFISELKTHTDVLRAIVHNASEWLAETPDTDAEAFTRMFSVHMLAPYLINLHCADLLQRSSPADIVHISDDVTRKGSSKHIGYCASKAGLDSLTLSFAAKYAPTIKVNGIAPALLMFNPDDDAAYRAKALAKSALGIEPGGDVIYQSLRYLLDNPYVTGTTLTVNGGRHIK from the coding sequence ATGACCTCTTCCGCAGCTCCGATCCTCATCACCGGTGCCGGCCAGCGTATCGGCCTGCACTGCGCACAGCGGTTGCTCGAAGATGGCCATCCGGTGATCTTCAGCTACCGCAGCGAACGCCCCGGCGTGCAGGCATTACGCGACCTGGGCGCGATCGCGGTGTTTGCCGACTTCTCCAGCACCGCGGGAATCCTCGCGTTCATCAGCGAACTGAAAACCCACACCGACGTCCTTCGCGCGATCGTTCATAACGCTTCCGAATGGCTGGCTGAAACCCCTGACACCGATGCCGAAGCATTTACCCGCATGTTCAGCGTGCACATGCTGGCGCCTTACCTGATCAATCTGCACTGTGCTGACTTGCTTCAACGCTCAAGCCCGGCCGACATCGTGCACATCAGCGATGACGTGACCCGCAAGGGCAGCAGCAAACATATCGGCTACTGCGCCAGCAAAGCCGGGCTCGATAGCCTGACCTTGTCCTTCGCCGCGAAATACGCGCCGACAATCAAGGTCAACGGCATTGCGCCGGCCCTGCTAATGTTCAATCCCGACGATGACGCGGCGTACCGCGCCAAGGCGCTGGCCAAATCCGCGCTGGGCATCGAGCCCGGCGGCGACGTGATCTACCAGAGCCTGCGATATTTGCTCGACAACCCTTATGTCACCGGCACGACCCTGACCGTCAACGGCGGGCGGCACATCAAATAA
- the folE gene encoding GTP cyclohydrolase I FolE: MTLSLHQNALSQSYREILIGLGENPDREGLQDTPTRAAKAMQYLCHGYEQSVEEIVNGALFASDNDEMIIVDNIELYSLCEHHMLPFIGKAHVAYIPTGKVLGLSKIARLVDMFARRLQIQENLTRQIADAVQQVTGAAGVAVVIEAKHMCMMMRGVEKQNSTMNTSVMLGAFRESSNTRQEFLQLIGRSK; encoded by the coding sequence ATGACGTTATCCCTGCACCAGAATGCCCTGTCCCAGAGCTATCGCGAGATCCTCATCGGCCTCGGTGAAAACCCCGACCGCGAAGGACTGCAAGACACCCCGACTCGCGCGGCCAAGGCCATGCAGTACCTCTGCCATGGCTATGAGCAAAGTGTCGAAGAGATCGTCAACGGCGCGTTGTTCGCGTCCGACAACGATGAAATGATCATCGTCGACAACATCGAGCTGTACTCACTCTGCGAACATCATATGTTGCCCTTCATCGGCAAGGCGCATGTGGCTTATATTCCGACCGGCAAGGTGCTGGGCCTGTCGAAGATTGCGCGGTTGGTGGACATGTTCGCCCGTCGCCTGCAAATCCAGGAAAACCTCACCCGGCAAATCGCCGATGCAGTGCAGCAAGTGACCGGCGCGGCAGGTGTCGCGGTGGTCATCGAAGCCAAGCACATGTGCATGATGATGCGCGGCGTCGAGAAGCAGAATTCGACCATGAACACCTCGGTGATGCTCGGCGCCTTCCGCGAGTCGAGCAACACCCGCCAGGAGTTCCTGCAATTGATTGGACGGAGCAAGTAG
- the folX gene encoding dihydroneopterin triphosphate 2'-epimerase has translation MPQLQPGTARIRVKDLCLRTFIGINEDEILNKQDVLINLTILYAAQEAVRDNDIDHALNYRTITKAIIAHVEGNRFALLERLTQEILDLVMANESVLYAEVEVDKPHALRFAESVSITLAAGR, from the coding sequence ATGCCACAACTTCAACCAGGAACGGCACGCATCCGGGTCAAGGACCTGTGCCTGCGGACCTTCATCGGCATCAACGAAGACGAAATCCTCAACAAGCAGGATGTGCTGATCAACCTGACCATTCTGTACGCCGCTCAGGAAGCGGTGCGTGACAACGACATCGATCACGCGCTCAATTACCGGACCATCACCAAGGCGATCATCGCCCATGTGGAGGGCAATCGCTTCGCGCTGCTCGAACGCCTGACCCAGGAAATCCTCGACCTGGTCATGGCCAACGAATCGGTGCTGTATGCCGAGGTGGAAGTCGACAAGCCGCACGCCTTGCGATTCGCCGAATCGGTATCGATCACGTTAGCGGCGGGCCGCTAA
- a CDS encoding DUF1244 domain-containing protein produces the protein MNDQQRLELEAAAFRRLVAHLDSRKDVQNIDLMNLSGFCRNCLSKWYKAAADERQIEVSLDDAREVVYGMPYAEWKAKYQQEASAEQQAAFAKGKPNE, from the coding sequence ATGAACGATCAACAACGCCTGGAACTTGAAGCCGCCGCCTTTCGCCGGCTGGTCGCGCACCTGGACAGCCGCAAGGATGTACAGAACATCGACCTGATGAACCTTTCCGGTTTTTGCCGCAACTGCCTCTCCAAGTGGTACAAGGCGGCTGCCGACGAACGCCAGATCGAGGTCAGCCTCGATGACGCCCGCGAAGTCGTTTACGGCATGCCGTACGCCGAGTGGAAAGCCAAATACCAGCAAGAAGCCAGCGCCGAACAACAAGCGGCGTTTGCCAAAGGAAAACCCAATGAGTGA
- a CDS encoding HopJ type III effector protein — translation MSDLNTLRASLKSGDHAFADTLAFIAAGYDYQPQAFNNGGVENAAGQNEGSCKTLGLALLEGLSDEEALLAFGEHYRSVVATPEGSDHGNIRALIAHGLAGVKFSQQPLTRR, via the coding sequence ATGAGTGATTTGAACACCCTGCGCGCCAGCCTCAAGAGCGGCGATCACGCTTTCGCCGACACCCTGGCGTTCATCGCCGCTGGCTACGATTATCAGCCACAGGCGTTCAACAACGGCGGCGTGGAAAACGCCGCCGGGCAGAACGAAGGTTCGTGCAAGACCCTGGGCCTGGCGCTGCTGGAAGGCTTGAGCGATGAAGAAGCGTTGTTGGCGTTTGGCGAGCATTACCGTTCGGTGGTGGCCACGCCTGAAGGCAGCGACCACGGCAATATCCGCGCATTGATTGCCCATGGATTGGCCGGTGTGAAGTTCTCGCAGCAACCACTGACTCGCCGCTGA
- a CDS encoding 2-aminoadipate transaminase — MSSETISQSINVVHPVTLSHGKNAEVWDTDGKRYIDFVGGIGVLNLGHCHPRIVEAIREQATRLTHYAFNAAPHVPYLELMDRLTAFIPVDYAVSGMLTNSGAEAAENALKIVRGATGRTAVIAFDGAFHGRTLATLNLNGKVAPYKQKVGVLPGPVYHLPFPSKDNGVTCADTLKAMDRLFSVEIDVEDVACFIVEPVQGEAGFLAMDVEFAQALRAFCDEKNILLIADEIQSGFGRTGERFAFSRLGIEPDLILLGKSIAGGVPLGAVVGRKALLDTLPKGGLGGTYSGNPIACAAGLATLDEMTDDNLQAWGTQQEEAIVSRYEAWRASKLSPYLGRLTGVGAMRGIELINTDGKPASAQLTQLLALARDAGLLLMPSGKSRHIIRLLAPLTTEAAVLEEGLDILEACLAKLS; from the coding sequence ATGAGCAGCGAAACCATCAGCCAGTCGATCAACGTCGTTCACCCCGTTACGCTCAGCCACGGCAAAAACGCCGAAGTCTGGGACACCGATGGCAAACGCTACATCGACTTTGTCGGCGGCATCGGCGTACTCAACCTCGGTCATTGCCACCCGCGTATCGTCGAGGCCATTCGCGAACAAGCCACGCGCCTGACCCACTACGCGTTCAATGCTGCCCCCCATGTGCCCTACCTGGAATTGATGGATCGTCTGACGGCGTTCATCCCTGTGGATTACGCTGTCAGTGGCATGCTCACCAACAGCGGCGCAGAAGCGGCAGAGAACGCCCTGAAGATTGTCCGCGGTGCGACCGGTCGCACAGCCGTCATTGCCTTCGACGGCGCCTTCCACGGCCGCACGCTCGCCACCCTCAACCTCAATGGCAAAGTCGCACCGTACAAACAGAAAGTCGGCGTGCTGCCGGGTCCGGTGTATCACCTGCCCTTCCCGAGCAAGGACAACGGCGTGACCTGCGCCGACACGTTGAAGGCCATGGATCGACTGTTCAGCGTCGAAATCGATGTCGAAGATGTGGCCTGCTTCATCGTCGAACCGGTGCAGGGCGAAGCGGGTTTCCTGGCGATGGACGTGGAATTCGCGCAAGCGCTGCGCGCGTTCTGCGATGAAAAGAACATTCTGCTGATCGCCGATGAAATCCAGTCCGGCTTCGGCCGCACCGGCGAGCGCTTTGCGTTTTCGCGATTGGGCATCGAGCCGGACCTGATCCTGCTGGGCAAAAGCATCGCCGGCGGCGTTCCACTGGGTGCCGTGGTCGGGCGCAAGGCGCTGCTCGACACCTTGCCCAAGGGCGGACTCGGCGGCACCTACTCGGGCAATCCCATCGCCTGCGCCGCCGGGTTGGCGACGCTGGATGAAATGACGGATGACAACCTGCAAGCCTGGGGCACACAGCAGGAAGAAGCGATTGTCAGCCGCTACGAAGCCTGGCGCGCCAGCAAGCTGTCGCCGTACCTGGGCCGCTTGACCGGCGTCGGTGCGATGCGCGGTATCGAGCTGATCAACACCGACGGCAAACCGGCATCGGCGCAGCTCACACAATTGCTGGCATTGGCGCGCGATGCCGGTCTGCTGCTGATGCCGAGCGGCAAGTCGCGGCACATCATTCGCCTGCTGGCGCCGTTGACCACAGAGGCGGCCGTGCTGGAGGAAGGGCTGGATATTCTCGAGGCCTGCCTGGCGAAACTGTCCTGA
- a CDS encoding amino acid ABC transporter permease translates to MYHDNIIYKKKSNDPQFLLGVAVVLFLGSYLMNLGNSALSHLLQPLLGNAPDSLTARNIAIGLGIAALGTLNFHVLGRLKFKVQTTVVWIELLILFLAFFDTFNLSYSFILDKIGFLIIQGAATTLYISAIAIVLAFVLALIGAVAKLSNNGLANALASFYTSFFRGVPLLIQIYLIYLGLPQLGYVVDAVPAGILALSLCYGAYMTEIFRAGIQSIPVGQWEASRALNISPFKTLSRVIMPQALRVIIPPTGNQFIAMLKDSSLVSVIGVWELMYLAKTQGRADFRHLEMLITAAMIYWALSFILERVQARIEKRVNRSVARG, encoded by the coding sequence ATGTATCACGACAATATAATTTATAAGAAAAAGTCCAACGATCCTCAATTCCTGCTCGGCGTAGCCGTGGTGCTGTTCCTCGGCTCCTACCTGATGAACCTGGGCAACAGCGCCCTTAGCCATTTACTGCAACCGCTGCTGGGCAACGCCCCGGACAGCCTGACCGCACGCAACATCGCCATCGGGCTGGGCATCGCCGCACTGGGCACACTGAATTTCCACGTCCTCGGACGCCTGAAGTTCAAGGTGCAGACGACGGTGGTGTGGATTGAGCTGCTGATCCTGTTCCTCGCCTTTTTCGACACCTTCAACCTCTCCTACAGTTTCATCCTCGACAAGATCGGCTTCCTGATCATTCAGGGTGCCGCCACCACCCTCTACATTTCCGCCATCGCGATTGTGCTGGCCTTTGTGCTGGCGCTGATCGGCGCGGTGGCCAAGCTGTCGAACAACGGCCTGGCCAATGCCCTCGCCTCGTTCTACACCTCGTTCTTTCGCGGCGTTCCGCTGCTGATCCAGATCTACCTGATTTATCTCGGTCTGCCGCAACTGGGCTACGTCGTCGACGCGGTGCCGGCCGGCATCCTCGCGCTGTCCCTTTGCTACGGCGCCTACATGACCGAGATTTTCCGTGCCGGTATCCAGAGCATCCCGGTCGGCCAGTGGGAAGCCTCTCGAGCATTGAACATCAGCCCGTTCAAGACCCTGAGCCGGGTCATCATGCCGCAGGCCTTGCGCGTGATCATTCCACCCACCGGCAACCAGTTCATCGCCATGCTCAAGGACAGCTCGCTGGTGTCGGTCATCGGTGTCTGGGAGCTGATGTACCTGGCCAAGACCCAGGGCCGTGCGGACTTCCGTCACCTGGAAATGCTGATCACCGCCGCGATGATTTACTGGGCCCTGTCATTCATTCTGGAGCGGGTTCAGGCGCGAATCGAAAAACGGGTCAACCGATCCGTGGCAAGGGGTTGA
- a CDS encoding amino acid ABC transporter ATP-binding protein, translating into MISITGLNKWYGNFHALRDVDLNVATGEILVVCGPSGSGKSTMIRCINHLENFQKGHIQVNGITLTSEAESVSAVRSEIGMVFQSFNLFPHLSVMDNLTLAPQLVQGVSSVEAKKRAQVYLERVRIAEHAHKYPSQLSGGQQQRVAIARALCMNPKVMLFDEPTSALDPEMVHEVLDVMGELATDGMTMICVTHEMGFASKVADRVLFMDQGQVIEQATPTEFFNNPQTERAQKFLSQIIGH; encoded by the coding sequence ATGATTTCCATCACCGGCCTGAACAAGTGGTACGGCAACTTTCACGCCCTGCGCGACGTCGACCTGAACGTCGCCACCGGCGAAATCCTGGTGGTGTGCGGGCCGTCGGGCTCGGGCAAATCGACGATGATCCGCTGCATCAACCACCTGGAGAATTTCCAGAAAGGTCACATACAGGTCAACGGCATCACCCTCACCAGCGAAGCAGAAAGTGTCAGCGCCGTGCGCAGCGAAATCGGCATGGTGTTCCAGAGCTTCAATCTGTTCCCGCACTTGAGCGTAATGGACAACCTGACGTTGGCCCCGCAGCTGGTGCAAGGCGTGTCCTCGGTCGAGGCGAAAAAACGTGCGCAGGTCTATCTGGAACGAGTGCGGATTGCCGAGCACGCCCACAAATATCCGTCGCAACTGTCCGGCGGTCAGCAGCAGCGTGTGGCGATTGCCCGGGCGCTGTGCATGAACCCAAAAGTGATGCTGTTCGATGAGCCGACCTCCGCGCTGGACCCGGAGATGGTCCACGAAGTGCTGGACGTGATGGGCGAACTGGCCACCGACGGCATGACCATGATTTGCGTGACCCACGAGATGGGTTTTGCCAGCAAGGTTGCTGACCGCGTGCTGTTCATGGATCAGGGACAGGTGATCGAACAAGCCACCCCGACCGAGTTTTTCAACAACCCGCAGACCGAACGCGCACAGAAATTCCTGTCGCAGATCATCGGTCACTGA
- a CDS encoding transporter substrate-binding domain-containing protein yields MLSKKPAITLAAALSLLFVGAANAGAVLDKIESTKTLTVATSATWPPQGFINDKNEIDGFDIDVSKEIAKRLGVEAKFITPDWDVITAGKWNGRWDVSVGSMTATKSRARILDFPGTYYYVPYVFAVHNKSTVNDHKALNGKTIGVEGGTTSEDYFSQALAIETTDVPPVVYDVKTEKMKTYAGSVGPLDDLRLGDGARLDAILTQRSTLDAAVKKGYPLRAVDNAVVFYEPLAVATDKGDPELKAKLSQIIGEMHKDGTLTKLSDKWYGVDYSTIK; encoded by the coding sequence ATGCTCAGTAAAAAACCCGCAATCACCCTCGCAGCTGCCCTGTCACTGTTGTTCGTCGGCGCCGCGAACGCCGGAGCCGTGCTGGACAAGATCGAAAGCACCAAGACGTTGACCGTCGCCACCTCGGCGACCTGGCCTCCGCAGGGGTTCATCAACGACAAGAATGAAATCGACGGTTTTGATATCGACGTGTCCAAGGAGATCGCCAAGCGTCTCGGCGTCGAAGCCAAGTTCATCACGCCCGATTGGGATGTGATTACCGCAGGCAAGTGGAACGGTCGCTGGGACGTGTCGGTCGGCTCGATGACCGCGACCAAAAGTCGTGCGCGGATTCTCGATTTCCCCGGCACCTATTACTACGTGCCCTACGTGTTTGCGGTGCACAACAAATCCACGGTCAACGATCACAAGGCCCTGAATGGCAAAACCATCGGCGTCGAAGGTGGCACTACGTCCGAGGACTATTTCAGTCAGGCGCTGGCCATCGAAACCACCGACGTGCCGCCGGTCGTTTACGACGTAAAAACCGAAAAAATGAAGACCTACGCTGGCTCCGTCGGACCGCTGGACGATCTGCGTCTGGGTGACGGTGCCCGGCTCGATGCCATCCTCACGCAACGCAGCACACTGGATGCGGCCGTCAAGAAAGGCTACCCGCTGCGGGCTGTCGACAACGCCGTGGTGTTCTACGAACCACTGGCCGTTGCCACCGACAAGGGTGACCCGGAGCTTAAGGCCAAGCTGAGTCAAATCATCGGCGAAATGCACAAGGACGGCACGCTGACCAAGCTTTCGGACAAGTGGTACGGCGTCGACTACTCGACTATCAAGTAA